In Candidatus Defluviibacterium haderslevense, the following are encoded in one genomic region:
- a CDS encoding pyruvate dehydrogenase complex E1 component subunit beta has product MSRIISLRDALREGMSEEMRRDPNVFLMGEEVAEYNGAYKVSKGMLDEFGAKRVIDTPIAELGFAGIGVGAAMNGLRPIIEFMTWNFAVLAFDQIVNNAAKTLSQSAGEFGCPIVFRGPSGAAGQLAQQHSQSFEAWLANCPGLKVVSCIDPYDAKGLIKSAIRDNDPICMMESESYYGLTGEVPEGEYLVPIGQAAVRREGTDVTIVSFNKMMEVVKLAAIELEKEGISAEVIDLRTIRPLDHQTIVNSVKKTNRLVVVDESWPFAGISSEIAYVIQKYAFDYLDAPVTRVNSADTSLGYAPTMVQEYLPNPAKVIKAVKEVMYR; this is encoded by the coding sequence ATGAGTAGAATAATTAGCCTTAGAGATGCTTTAAGAGAAGGGATGAGCGAAGAAATGCGTCGCGATCCGAATGTATTTTTAATGGGCGAGGAAGTCGCTGAGTATAATGGCGCCTACAAGGTCAGTAAAGGAATGCTTGATGAATTTGGGGCTAAACGAGTGATCGATACACCCATTGCGGAGCTTGGATTCGCAGGGATTGGCGTAGGAGCAGCAATGAATGGACTCAGACCGATTATTGAATTCATGACTTGGAACTTTGCCGTATTGGCCTTTGATCAGATTGTAAATAATGCAGCTAAAACATTGTCACAATCCGCAGGGGAATTCGGTTGTCCTATCGTATTTCGTGGGCCATCTGGAGCTGCTGGTCAATTAGCCCAACAACATTCTCAATCTTTTGAAGCATGGTTAGCGAATTGTCCAGGATTGAAGGTTGTTTCTTGCATAGATCCATACGACGCCAAAGGTCTCATCAAGTCCGCTATAAGGGATAATGACCCCATCTGTATGATGGAATCAGAATCCTATTATGGACTCACTGGTGAAGTTCCTGAGGGCGAATATCTGGTCCCAATTGGTCAGGCCGCAGTTCGTCGTGAAGGAACAGATGTAACCATAGTTTCATTCAACAAAATGATGGAAGTCGTTAAATTAGCTGCCATTGAATTAGAAAAGGAAGGCATTTCAGCAGAAGTCATAGATCTAAGAACTATACGCCCTTTAGATCACCAAACCATCGTTAACTCTGTTAAAAAAACAAATCGTCTGGTGGTAGTTGATGAAAGTTGGCCATTCGCCGGTATCTCATCTGAGATCGCATATGTTATCCAGAAGTATGCTTTCGATTATCTTGATGCTCCTGTTACTCGAGTTAACTCCGCTGATACCTCTTTGGGTTATGCGCCTACTATGGTTCAAGAATATTTACCGAATCCTGCTAAAGTGATCAAGGCTGTTAAGGAAGTAATGTATAGGTAG